One Owenweeksia hongkongensis DSM 17368 genomic region harbors:
- a CDS encoding glycoside hydrolase family 3 N-terminal domain-containing protein — MQRIKTLLFTSLLFIISMVVARGQSVIYEGDTAWAKQKLESMSLDEKLGQLFMVAAYSNKTAAHKAEILKLIKEQKIGGLIFFQGGPVRQAHLTNIYQQASTTPLMIAMDAEWGLSMRLDSTFKFPWPLTVGATNDSASAYAMGREIAKHCKRLGVHINFGPVVDVNTNPDNPIINARSFGESPEKVAKLGTAYMKGMQDEHVLASAKHFPGHGDTDSDSHKTLPTVGHDMARLESVELAPYSDLIKNGVGSIMVAHLNVPAMDNTGTPSSLSPKIISDYLRNQMKYDGLVFTDALNMRGVADKYPPGEVDAKALIAGNDILLFAQDVPVAKAKIKEALKAGTLTEEAINEHVYKILMAKSWMGLQEKKYIEPKNIVKELSPESSMIANREIYEKATTVLTNRQKLIPVRELKDKKIACVVAGTDIGTEFHRVLKKYSNVDLYTYSPGKDNELLNSLSNYDLVIGGVYTSNASPWKSYKISSEINAFVKRLARQNKTIITVFANPYSLRTFTGAEAADGLIMAYQNHPDAESVAAQIIFGALGAQGRLPVSTGELFEEGFGFDTESLNRLGYALPGQVDLDENELNKIDVLVREAIAQKATPGCQVIVARHGKVVFDRSYGHQTYDKKMPVNDDDIYDLASITKMAATLPVIMKLVEEGRLDLDERLGKYLPQLKGTNKDSLIIREVLAHQAGLTPWIPFYLETLDDKKHQRPEYYSSNRDFNYPCNVADGVYSCRSIRDTVYQRIYDSKLLSKKEYKYSDLGYYFLMEIIENMEKETLDEYTQEWLYSNLGAYTMGYKPLDRFTAQRIVPTENDKLFRRQELRGYVHDQGAAMLGGVAGHAGLFSNSNDLAKLMQMYLNEGEYGGIRYLDSITVNEFTRCQYCDTDNRRGIGFDKPQLDGPGPTCGCVSPLSYGHSGFTGTLAWADPAEEIVYIFLSNRVHPDAENKKLLTLSTRTRIQKVIYNSITDENEKSGAKLISDLQH; from the coding sequence ATGCAAAGAATTAAAACACTACTGTTTACATCCCTACTTTTTATAATTTCTATGGTTGTCGCTCGCGGGCAGTCAGTTATATATGAGGGAGATACCGCTTGGGCTAAACAGAAATTAGAAAGTATGTCGCTGGATGAAAAGCTGGGGCAGCTTTTTATGGTAGCAGCTTATTCCAATAAAACAGCGGCTCACAAAGCAGAAATTTTAAAATTAATCAAAGAGCAAAAGATTGGTGGTTTAATATTTTTTCAAGGCGGACCGGTTCGTCAGGCGCACCTTACCAATATTTATCAGCAAGCTTCTACTACACCACTTATGATTGCTATGGATGCCGAGTGGGGGCTTTCCATGCGATTGGATTCTACCTTTAAATTTCCATGGCCACTTACGGTAGGAGCAACAAATGACAGTGCTTCAGCTTATGCGATGGGTAGAGAAATTGCCAAGCATTGCAAGCGATTAGGGGTTCATATCAACTTTGGTCCTGTGGTGGATGTAAATACAAATCCCGATAATCCGATTATTAACGCGAGGTCATTTGGCGAAAGCCCTGAAAAAGTAGCTAAGCTTGGAACGGCCTACATGAAGGGGATGCAGGATGAACATGTGTTGGCAAGCGCAAAGCATTTTCCCGGCCACGGAGATACGGATAGTGATTCGCATAAAACTTTGCCAACGGTAGGGCATGACATGGCTAGATTGGAAAGTGTGGAACTTGCTCCTTATAGCGATTTGATAAAAAATGGAGTAGGCTCTATTATGGTTGCTCACCTCAATGTGCCGGCTATGGATAACACCGGCACGCCATCTTCGCTTTCGCCAAAAATTATTAGCGACTACCTGAGAAACCAAATGAAATATGATGGTTTGGTTTTTACCGATGCATTGAATATGCGTGGTGTGGCTGATAAGTACCCTCCAGGGGAAGTAGATGCCAAGGCACTGATTGCCGGAAATGATATTTTACTTTTTGCACAAGATGTGCCTGTGGCTAAAGCCAAAATAAAGGAAGCACTCAAAGCGGGAACTTTGACCGAGGAAGCCATCAATGAGCATGTGTACAAGATACTGATGGCCAAAAGCTGGATGGGGCTTCAGGAGAAAAAATACATTGAGCCAAAAAATATTGTGAAGGAGCTCAGTCCAGAATCATCAATGATAGCCAATCGTGAGATTTATGAAAAGGCGACCACGGTGTTAACTAATCGCCAAAAGTTGATTCCCGTTAGGGAGTTGAAGGATAAAAAGATAGCTTGTGTGGTGGCCGGAACTGACATCGGTACTGAGTTTCACAGAGTTCTTAAAAAGTATTCAAACGTAGATTTGTACACTTACTCTCCGGGAAAAGATAATGAGCTTTTAAATTCCCTCTCTAATTATGATTTGGTAATTGGTGGAGTGTATACTTCAAATGCCTCTCCTTGGAAATCGTACAAAATAAGTTCCGAGATTAATGCTTTTGTAAAGAGGTTAGCTCGTCAGAATAAAACGATTATCACGGTTTTTGCCAATCCTTATAGCTTGCGAACATTTACCGGTGCTGAGGCTGCTGACGGTTTGATAATGGCCTATCAAAATCACCCTGATGCAGAGAGCGTTGCTGCACAAATAATATTTGGAGCACTTGGAGCTCAAGGCAGATTGCCGGTGAGCACTGGAGAGCTGTTTGAAGAAGGCTTTGGTTTTGATACCGAAAGCTTGAATCGTTTAGGCTATGCTCTTCCAGGTCAGGTAGATTTGGACGAAAATGAGTTAAATAAAATTGATGTTTTAGTAAGAGAGGCTATTGCCCAAAAGGCCACACCGGGTTGCCAGGTAATAGTTGCCCGCCACGGAAAAGTGGTTTTTGATAGGTCATACGGTCACCAAACGTATGATAAGAAAATGCCCGTAAATGATGATGATATTTATGATTTGGCATCCATAACCAAAATGGCCGCAACCTTACCGGTAATAATGAAGTTGGTGGAAGAAGGTCGCTTGGATTTGGATGAAAGACTGGGGAAATATTTACCACAGCTAAAAGGCACAAACAAAGACTCTTTAATAATTCGAGAAGTATTGGCTCATCAAGCCGGACTTACTCCTTGGATCCCATTTTATCTGGAAACACTCGATGACAAAAAGCATCAGAGACCTGAATACTATTCTAGCAACAGGGATTTTAATTATCCATGTAACGTAGCGGATGGAGTATACAGTTGTCGAAGTATTCGTGACACGGTGTACCAAAGGATTTATGACTCTAAGCTTTTGTCAAAAAAGGAATATAAATACAGTGATTTGGGCTATTACTTTTTGATGGAAATCATTGAAAACATGGAAAAGGAAACTTTGGATGAATACACTCAGGAGTGGTTGTATAGCAATTTGGGAGCCTACACTATGGGCTACAAGCCGTTGGATAGATTCACAGCTCAGCGAATTGTGCCTACTGAAAATGACAAACTATTTAGAAGACAAGAATTACGAGGCTATGTGCATGACCAAGGTGCAGCAATGCTTGGTGGGGTAGCCGGACATGCAGGTCTTTTTAGCAATTCAAATGATTTGGCTAAGCTTATGCAGATGTATTTGAACGAAGGGGAATATGGAGGTATTAGATATTTGGATTCAATTACAGTAAATGAATTTACACGCTGTCAATATTGCGATACAGATAACCGTAGAGGCATCGGTTTTGATAAACCACAGTTGGACGGACCAGGGCCTACTTGTGGATGCGTTTCTCCATTAAGCTACGGTCATAGTGGCTTTACCGGAACCTTGGCGTGGGCAGATCCCGCAGAAGAAATAGTATATATTTTTCTTTCAAACAGGGTACATCCGGATGCTGAAAACAAAAAGCTTTTAACATTATCAACACGAACACGAATCCAAAAAGTGATTTATAATTCCATTACAGATGAAAATGAAAAATCTGGCGCTAAGCTTATTAGTGATCTCCAGCACTAG
- the bshA gene encoding N-acetyl-alpha-D-glucosaminyl L-malate synthase BshA — MNIGIVCYPTFGGSGVLATELGKYLAKTGHNVHFITYSQPVRLDILESNIYYHEVNVQDYPLFQYQPYELALSSKMVNVTLKYKLDLLHVHYAIPHAYAAFMAKQILKDKGVNIPVITTLHGTDITLVGKNPSYQEAVNFSINHSDVVTSVSQSLKEDTLEIFDIQRHIEVIHNFVDLSLYNRVADCRKNFASENQKIICHISNFREVKRIDNVVDVFYKVQQEVDSVLLMIGEGPEKEKSREQAQKLGILDKVKYLGKTSEIERVLCMSDLFLLPSEKESFGLSALEAMAAGVPVVSSNTGGIPEVNIDGQTGFTADVGDVDRMAKGAIILLQDEEKMSAFSKNARAQAEKFSLDFIGPKYLDLYKNAVSSVKSTV; from the coding sequence TTGAATATAGGAATCGTTTGTTATCCAACATTTGGCGGGAGCGGGGTGCTGGCAACTGAGTTAGGAAAGTACTTGGCTAAAACTGGGCATAACGTTCATTTTATAACGTATAGCCAACCAGTGCGCTTGGATATTTTGGAAAGTAATATTTACTATCACGAAGTAAATGTTCAGGACTATCCATTATTTCAATACCAGCCTTACGAGTTGGCACTTTCCAGCAAAATGGTAAATGTTACTTTAAAGTATAAGCTCGATTTGCTCCACGTACATTATGCCATTCCTCATGCTTATGCTGCATTTATGGCAAAGCAAATTCTTAAAGATAAGGGAGTGAATATTCCTGTAATTACAACTTTGCACGGTACCGATATTACCCTTGTGGGTAAAAATCCAAGTTATCAGGAAGCGGTGAATTTTAGTATCAATCATTCCGATGTGGTTACTTCAGTGTCACAAAGTTTGAAAGAGGATACACTTGAAATTTTTGACATACAAAGACACATTGAGGTGATTCACAACTTCGTGGATTTGAGCCTTTATAATAGAGTGGCTGACTGTCGTAAAAACTTTGCTTCCGAAAATCAAAAGATAATTTGCCACATTTCCAATTTCCGCGAGGTGAAGCGTATTGATAACGTGGTGGACGTATTTTACAAAGTACAGCAGGAGGTAGATTCAGTATTGCTAATGATAGGTGAGGGGCCTGAAAAGGAAAAGAGCCGAGAGCAAGCGCAAAAACTTGGCATATTGGATAAGGTAAAATATTTAGGTAAAACCTCAGAAATAGAACGTGTGCTGTGTATGTCTGATTTGTTTTTGCTCCCTTCAGAAAAGGAAAGCTTTGGACTTTCAGCATTGGAAGCTATGGCGGCTGGAGTCCCAGTAGTTTCATCAAATACTGGAGGTATACCAGAAGTTAATATTGACGGCCAAACTGGGTTTACTGCAGATGTAGGCGATGTAGATAGGATGGCTAAAGGGGCAATAATATTACTTCAGGATGAAGAAAAGATGAGCGCTTTTAGCAAAAATGCTCGTGCCCAAGCGGAAAAATTCTCACTTGATTTCATTGGTCCAAAATATTTGGATTTATATAAAAATGCGGTGAGCAGCGTGAAGTCAACCGTATGA
- a CDS encoding rhomboid family intramembrane serine protease, translating to MYQRPTSFKMLPDVIKNLLIINGLFFLATVVLGNVAGFDLVQTLGLYLPGSPHFQPYQVITHIFMHGNLTHIFFNMFALWMFGYTLENVWGSKRFLIYYMITGLGAAVIHLGVNYWEAMALQQELVNAGFTPQMLSDLISSGRWDGGAISGVSQDVIQQYYYKYNVPTVGASGAVFGVLLAFGMMFPNQYVYLYFAIPIKVKYFVAGYAALELYSGIANDPSSNIAHFAHLGGMLFGFILIKYWKKRGELY from the coding sequence ATGTATCAAAGACCGACCAGCTTTAAAATGCTGCCTGACGTTATAAAAAACCTCCTCATTATTAATGGGCTTTTCTTTTTGGCCACGGTGGTACTTGGGAATGTTGCAGGTTTTGACCTTGTCCAAACTTTAGGACTTTACTTGCCAGGGTCTCCACATTTCCAACCTTATCAGGTAATCACGCATATATTCATGCATGGCAATCTCACACATATATTCTTCAATATGTTCGCGTTGTGGATGTTTGGGTACACCCTCGAAAATGTATGGGGTAGCAAGCGTTTCCTCATTTATTACATGATTACAGGCTTGGGTGCAGCGGTTATCCACCTCGGGGTAAATTATTGGGAAGCAATGGCACTACAGCAAGAGCTTGTAAATGCCGGTTTTACACCACAAATGCTAAGTGACCTAATATCAAGTGGGCGCTGGGATGGTGGTGCTATTTCAGGGGTGTCGCAAGATGTAATTCAACAATATTATTACAAATACAATGTACCTACCGTTGGTGCTTCCGGTGCTGTATTTGGTGTTTTGCTTGCTTTTGGGATGATGTTTCCAAACCAATACGTTTATCTTTACTTCGCCATTCCAATTAAGGTAAAATACTTTGTGGCAGGTTATGCTGCGCTAGAGCTTTACAGCGGAATTGCAAATGACCCTTCCAGTAATATTGCCCACTTTGCCCACCTTGGTGGGATGTTGTTTGGTTTTATTTTGATAAAATACTGGAAAAAAAGAGGAGAGCTTTATTGA
- a CDS encoding toxin-antitoxin system YwqK family antitoxin, which produces MKMKNLALSLLVISSTSAFAQKDSSKVKNGNVVEYTADNHIKSLIEYKDGKKNGIGLFFSGQGLLVLEEHYNDGKKSGPHREYENYGKLTEEGTYLNGHVHGLYTKYYENGNPQEKANYNEGIKDGLSTWYYADGKPVTEYTYKNGELNGQAKTFYKESGAIKSLFTYENNEKEGAYREFYENGKIMLQGNYKKGKKKGSWVTYSPEGEIEKTEKF; this is translated from the coding sequence ATGAAAATGAAAAATCTGGCGCTAAGCTTATTAGTGATCTCCAGCACTAGTGCGTTTGCACAAAAAGACAGCTCAAAAGTAAAAAACGGTAATGTGGTGGAATACACCGCAGACAATCACATCAAAAGCCTTATTGAATACAAGGACGGAAAGAAAAATGGTATCGGTCTATTTTTTAGCGGGCAAGGCCTTTTGGTTTTAGAAGAGCATTATAATGATGGTAAGAAAAGCGGCCCTCATAGAGAATACGAAAATTACGGAAAGCTTACGGAGGAAGGAACTTACCTTAATGGGCATGTGCATGGTTTATATACTAAGTACTATGAAAATGGAAATCCACAAGAAAAAGCTAATTACAATGAAGGAATAAAAGATGGGCTTTCAACTTGGTACTATGCTGATGGGAAACCAGTAACCGAGTATACTTATAAAAATGGCGAGCTTAATGGACAGGCTAAGACATTTTATAAAGAAAGTGGTGCCATAAAAAGCCTGTTTACCTATGAGAATAATGAAAAGGAAGGAGCCTATCGTGAGTTTTATGAGAATGGTAAAATAATGCTGCAGGGCAATTATAAGAAAGGAAAGAAAAAGGGCTCGTGGGTAACTTACTCCCCTGAAGGTGAAATTGAAAAGACCGAAAAATTTTAG
- a CDS encoding translation initiation factor yields the protein MAKGKKLSSLSDLGGMVYSTNDNFEPEQDEAMESLSPNEQHLEAHLEKKGRGGKVAVIMKGFEGPEDDLKDLAKAIKNHCATGGSVKGGEIIIQGNVRDKAMDFLKNKGYKVKRVGG from the coding sequence ATGGCAAAAGGAAAAAAACTAAGCAGTCTCTCGGATTTGGGAGGAATGGTATACAGCACGAATGACAATTTTGAACCGGAGCAGGACGAGGCTATGGAAAGCCTTAGCCCCAATGAGCAACACTTGGAGGCTCACCTAGAAAAGAAAGGTCGAGGTGGTAAAGTGGCTGTGATTATGAAAGGTTTTGAAGGGCCAGAAGACGATTTGAAAGATTTAGCGAAAGCCATAAAAAACCATTGCGCTACAGGTGGTAGCGTAAAAGGTGGTGAAATCATCATCCAGGGAAATGTGCGCGACAAAGCCATGGACTTTTTGAAAAATAAGGGATATAAGGTGAAACGTGTTGGGGGCTGA
- the mutL gene encoding DNA mismatch repair endonuclease MutL yields the protein MSDVIRLLPDSVANQIAAGEVVQRPASAVKELLENSIDAGADHITLIIKDAGKTLMQVIDNGTGMSETDARMAFERHATSKIQKAEDIFAIHTKGFRGEALASIAAVAQVELKTKKEDEELGVMLRVEGSKVMEQEYCNTKRGTQLEVKNLFFNIPARRNFLKSNNVELRHIIDEFERVALAHPDIHFSFVNNGNELFDLPAAGLRQRIVNIFGSKFNEKLVPVDEETPILKLTGFICKPEFSKKTRGEQFFFANNRYIRNNYLHRAVCNAFEGLLTEGSHPSYFLFMDIDPAKIDVNIHPTKTEIKFEDERSIFTIIRTAVKHALGQYNIAPSLDFESDVDFVPQMKKGQTVPPPGVHINPNFNPFDEQLAGRSSSSATRQTSFIPQDVHTGKSQKTQDWEKLFEDIPELPDEPKRQETLEMGETTEVKKSYSQIGRKYIFTNHGTGIIMIHQQRAHERILFERIFQSLENKNIPSQQLLFPQNISFSASDYQLIISLLPSLREVGFDIDEFGQNEVIINGIPLYLDSNLVKDVLERLLEDEKDHKSDGASKTHELMATTLAKVSAIKTGSPLNTQEMHKLVDELFACEMPYVSLAGKPVVVNLNLEDIDKSFN from the coding sequence ATGTCAGACGTAATTCGTCTATTACCGGACAGCGTGGCCAACCAGATTGCTGCCGGTGAAGTAGTACAACGGCCCGCTTCTGCCGTAAAGGAGCTTTTAGAAAATAGCATCGATGCTGGTGCTGACCATATTACCCTCATTATAAAAGATGCCGGAAAAACCCTGATGCAGGTGATTGACAACGGCACAGGCATGAGCGAAACGGATGCCCGTATGGCATTTGAGCGTCATGCTACTTCCAAGATCCAAAAGGCAGAAGACATTTTTGCTATTCACACCAAAGGCTTTCGTGGTGAGGCTTTGGCAAGTATTGCCGCTGTGGCACAAGTAGAACTCAAAACCAAAAAGGAAGATGAGGAACTTGGCGTAATGCTACGTGTGGAAGGTAGTAAGGTAATGGAGCAAGAATACTGTAATACCAAGCGCGGAACTCAACTGGAGGTAAAAAACCTTTTCTTCAATATACCTGCCCGCAGAAACTTCTTGAAATCAAACAATGTGGAACTACGCCACATTATTGATGAATTTGAACGCGTAGCCCTTGCCCACCCTGATATTCATTTTTCGTTTGTAAATAATGGCAATGAGCTTTTTGACCTTCCTGCTGCTGGCTTGCGCCAAAGAATTGTGAATATTTTTGGAAGTAAGTTCAATGAAAAGTTGGTTCCTGTAGATGAAGAAACACCAATTTTAAAACTTACTGGATTTATCTGTAAACCTGAGTTTTCAAAGAAAACCAGAGGTGAACAATTCTTTTTTGCCAACAACAGGTATATCCGAAATAACTACTTGCATCGTGCAGTTTGTAATGCCTTTGAAGGACTTTTGACAGAAGGGAGTCACCCCTCCTATTTTCTGTTTATGGATATTGACCCTGCGAAGATTGATGTGAATATCCATCCTACCAAAACGGAGATAAAGTTTGAAGATGAGCGCTCCATTTTCACCATTATTCGCACGGCTGTAAAACATGCTTTGGGGCAGTACAACATTGCGCCATCACTGGATTTTGAATCAGATGTGGACTTTGTACCACAAATGAAAAAAGGGCAAACAGTGCCACCTCCGGGTGTTCACATCAATCCTAATTTCAATCCTTTTGATGAGCAACTTGCTGGCAGGTCAAGCTCTTCGGCTACACGCCAAACGAGTTTCATTCCACAGGATGTGCACACAGGTAAAAGCCAAAAAACACAGGATTGGGAAAAGCTTTTTGAAGATATACCAGAACTTCCAGATGAGCCGAAAAGGCAGGAAACCCTGGAAATGGGCGAAACTACCGAGGTGAAGAAAAGCTACAGCCAGATTGGCAGAAAATACATTTTTACCAACCATGGCACTGGAATCATTATGATACATCAGCAAAGAGCGCATGAGCGTATTCTTTTTGAGCGCATTTTCCAATCTCTTGAAAATAAAAACATTCCGAGCCAGCAATTGCTGTTTCCACAAAATATAAGTTTTAGCGCAAGCGATTACCAACTCATAATTAGCCTCCTGCCATCACTCCGTGAAGTAGGTTTTGACATTGACGAATTCGGACAAAATGAAGTGATAATTAATGGTATTCCACTTTATCTTGACAGTAATTTGGTAAAAGATGTATTGGAACGGCTTTTGGAAGACGAGAAGGACCACAAAAGTGATGGCGCCAGTAAAACGCATGAGCTGATGGCAACCACTTTGGCAAAGGTTTCGGCTATAAAAACTGGCAGTCCGCTAAACACCCAGGAAATGCACAAATTGGTAGACGAACTTTTTGCTTGCGAAATGCCTTATGTGAGCCTTGCCGGAAAGCCCGTGGTAGTAAATTTGAATTTAGAAGACATCGATAAATCATTTAATTAA
- a CDS encoding rhomboid family protein: MSGIREEIRTSFKQGDALTRLILVNLAVFVVFLLLRIIGFLFQIQLADIFTQWTALPSNLGTLATRPWTLFTYMFLHEGFLHILFNMLWLYFGGRLFMEYMGGRRLLSTYILGGLAGGILYIIAYNLFPSFSEAVVISNNRGASAGVMAIVIGVATYAPRYPVKIFFTLNAQLWMIAAAALLMDLIYLGDGNNAGGHIAHLGGALFGYLSVSQLKNGKDWTEGFSKFMDNIANWFKPKPKMKTVYTNTSKKANYREKQVHNQQRMDEILDKISRSGYESLSKEEKDYLFKIGKD; the protein is encoded by the coding sequence ATGTCTGGAATACGAGAAGAAATAAGAACATCCTTTAAGCAGGGCGATGCCCTTACCCGATTGATACTGGTCAATTTGGCGGTATTCGTAGTTTTTTTGCTTTTGAGAATTATTGGTTTTTTGTTCCAAATTCAGCTTGCTGATATATTCACTCAATGGACTGCTCTGCCAAGTAATCTCGGCACCCTAGCCACTCGCCCATGGACGCTCTTTACCTACATGTTTCTCCATGAAGGTTTTCTACACATCTTATTTAATATGTTGTGGTTATACTTTGGTGGTCGCCTGTTTATGGAATACATGGGTGGACGCAGATTATTGAGTACCTACATTTTAGGTGGTCTGGCTGGTGGTATCCTTTATATTATAGCTTACAATTTATTCCCTTCATTTTCTGAAGCCGTGGTTATTTCAAATAATCGTGGCGCCTCAGCTGGAGTTATGGCCATTGTAATTGGTGTAGCTACTTACGCTCCACGCTATCCTGTTAAAATATTTTTTACCCTGAATGCCCAGCTGTGGATGATTGCTGCCGCTGCGCTTTTGATGGATTTAATTTATTTGGGAGACGGCAATAATGCTGGTGGTCACATTGCTCACCTTGGCGGTGCCTTGTTTGGCTACCTTAGTGTAAGTCAGCTAAAAAATGGCAAAGACTGGACGGAAGGTTTTAGCAAGTTTATGGACAACATTGCTAATTGGTTTAAACCAAAACCTAAGATGAAAACCGTATACACCAATACTTCTAAGAAGGCCAACTATCGCGAAAAGCAAGTTCACAACCAGCAGCGTATGGACGAGATTTTGGACAAAATAAGCCGCAGCGGATATGAAAGTCTTTCCAAAGAAGAAAAAGATTACCTCTTCAAAATAGGTAAAGATTAA
- a CDS encoding isopenicillin N synthase family dioxygenase — MNSTPNIPSVNLNDFLSGNAERKAAFVQKLGQAYEEIGFVAVKNHGLTDEQSAQLYNQVQHFFSLPAEVKAKYEIEGLAGQRGYTSFGKEHAKGRNTGDLKEFWHFGQYVEDGDPIESKYPENVMVNELPQFNEIGKIVYQTLEKAGKNMLRAIALYLGLDEFYFDDKIYNGNSILRPIHYPPITSEPKDAVRAAEHEDINLITLLMGASAEGLEVLNKKQEWIAVTALPEQIVVNVGDMLQRLTNNKLRSTTHRVVNPPKEKWGESRFSIPFFLHPRSEMRLDCLEECIDENHPKAYEDISGGEYLDERLAEIGLKK; from the coding sequence ATGAACTCCACACCGAATATTCCCTCAGTAAATTTGAATGATTTCCTTTCGGGGAATGCCGAAAGAAAAGCAGCTTTTGTTCAAAAACTGGGACAAGCCTATGAAGAAATAGGTTTTGTAGCCGTAAAAAATCACGGACTTACCGATGAGCAATCGGCCCAACTTTACAATCAGGTTCAGCATTTTTTTAGCCTTCCGGCAGAAGTAAAAGCCAAGTATGAAATCGAAGGACTGGCTGGTCAGCGGGGTTATACTTCTTTTGGAAAAGAACACGCCAAAGGCAGAAATACTGGTGACCTTAAGGAGTTTTGGCACTTTGGTCAATATGTGGAAGATGGTGACCCGATTGAATCTAAATATCCAGAAAACGTGATGGTCAACGAATTGCCACAGTTCAATGAAATTGGCAAAATCGTATACCAAACTTTGGAGAAGGCCGGTAAAAATATGCTTCGCGCCATAGCTCTTTATCTTGGCTTGGATGAGTTTTATTTTGATGATAAGATCTATAATGGAAATAGCATCCTCCGCCCTATTCATTATCCGCCCATTACCAGCGAACCCAAAGATGCCGTGCGAGCTGCAGAGCATGAAGATATAAACCTTATAACTCTACTAATGGGTGCCAGTGCCGAAGGCCTGGAAGTGCTAAACAAAAAGCAAGAATGGATTGCTGTAACGGCATTACCGGAGCAAATAGTGGTAAATGTTGGAGATATGCTTCAAAGATTAACCAACAATAAACTGCGCAGCACCACCCACCGAGTGGTAAATCCTCCAAAAGAAAAATGGGGAGAGTCTCGTTTTTCAATTCCTTTCTTTTTGCACCCACGCTCGGAAATGCGCTTGGACTGCCTAGAAGAATGTATTGATGAAAATCATCCCAAAGCTTATGAAGACATTTCGGGAGGAGAATACCTGGATGAGAGATTGGCAGAGATTGGATTGAAGAAATAA
- a CDS encoding cation transporter, which yields MQKTIYKVSEMDCPSEEALIRMKLEGIRGLEHLDFDIPNRELAVFHTEDKEPIEAALFSLNLGASHQSTEIASDFNLQSDSNQSKLLWTVLIINFSFFVIEMLAGWYAQSMGLVADSMDMLADAFVYGLSLYAVGHTVVRKKKVARMAGYLQIALAIIGWLEIVRRFLGEEEKLNVTVMIVVSVFALIANAICLYLLQKSKSKEAHMQASMIFTSNDIIINSGVILAAVLVYWLQSSVPDLVIGTLVLGIVLRGAIRMLKLGK from the coding sequence ATGCAAAAGACGATTTATAAGGTTAGCGAAATGGATTGCCCTTCAGAAGAGGCGCTTATTCGTATGAAGCTGGAGGGAATCAGAGGGCTTGAGCATTTAGATTTTGATATTCCGAACCGTGAGCTTGCTGTTTTTCATACTGAAGATAAAGAACCTATAGAGGCGGCTTTATTTTCATTGAATCTTGGAGCCAGTCATCAATCTACTGAAATAGCTAGTGACTTTAATCTACAAAGTGACAGTAATCAAAGTAAGTTGCTCTGGACGGTACTAATCATCAACTTTAGTTTTTTTGTAATCGAAATGCTGGCTGGTTGGTACGCCCAGTCAATGGGGCTTGTAGCCGATAGTATGGATATGCTGGCTGATGCCTTTGTTTATGGATTGAGTCTTTATGCTGTGGGGCATACGGTGGTACGCAAGAAAAAAGTGGCACGAATGGCCGGGTATTTACAAATCGCCTTGGCAATTATTGGCTGGCTGGAAATTGTGAGACGATTTTTGGGCGAGGAAGAGAAGCTTAATGTTACGGTGATGATTGTGGTTTCGGTTTTTGCTTTGATAGCTAATGCAATATGCCTGTATTTACTTCAAAAGTCTAAAAGCAAAGAAGCCCATATGCAAGCGAGTATGATTTTTACTTCTAATGATATTATCATAAACTCGGGAGTAATACTGGCGGCAGTCTTGGTGTATTGGCTTCAGTCCTCAGTTCCTGATTTAGTAATTGGAACCCTTGTGCTTGGTATAGTGCTGAGAGGCGCCATACGGATGCTGAAGTTGGGGAAGTGA